Part of the Streptomyces sp. NBC_01460 genome, GCGGCTACGTGTCCGCCGTCGACGACCTCGTGGCGCAGCTCGCCCTGCGCTGGGAGAACCCCGACGCCCCCGTCCGGCTGCGCGGAGCCGCCCGCGCGGTCGACTCCGCCCTGTTCCAGGTCGTGAGCCTGGCACGTCCGCTGGTCCGGATGCCGCGCGGCCTGCGGGGACGTGACGCGGACAACCGCACCGCCCTGCTCACCACGGCCACCGGTCACGCCCGCGCGCTGGCCGCGGCGGCGGACGTCGACATCGATCTGGCGCCCCGGTCGGCCGAACGCTTCGCTCGCGTCACCTCGACGCTGAGCCGTTCGCTGCGCGCTCTGGACCGCTCACTGACGACCGGTGAGCCCGAGGAGGGCTGGCAGAGGGTGAGCCCCCTGCTACGGGAGATGAGGGCGGACCTGGACAAGGCACCGCCCGGACCGCGGGCGGCGCGCATGCGCACGGCGCTGCGGGAGCTGGCCGCACTGGACGAGACGCTCGCCGGGTACGCGGAACGGTGCGGCCTCACCGTGCACGACAACGCGTGCGAGGCGACGGCGGGTTCCCCGAGGGAACGCCGCACCCAGGCACTGGTGGCGCAGTGGGCCGCGCACCCGGCGACCGCGGGTGGAGGCGCGGGCGCAGGGGTGAACCCCTCTCGTACGCCGGTCGCTCCCGCGCCCCGGACGGCCCGGGTTCCGGCGACGGAAGCGGCGGACGCCTCGCCCGCCTCGTACGGAGGAGTCACCGCCACCGGCGCCGTCCGGTGCGGCGAACACCCTGCGGGGTGCTCCGGCTGGGTCACGGTGATCGACGCCCGGGGAAAGCGGGTCGCGGCGGGGCCCGTCCGGGCGGGCCGGTACCGCGTCGAGGGACTCCGGCCGGGAAGCCACACGCTCATCGTGTCGGCGGCAGGCCACGCCCCGCACGCGGAGTTCGTGTACGTGTCCCGGACGGAGGCCGCCGATCCCGTCACTCACGACATGCGGCTCTAGTGGTGCCCGCGAAGGGGCTCGGCTCGTGGATCACGGGGTGGTGACAGGTCGCCGTGAACCGTCCGATGCCGACGGGGAGTTCGTCCGGCCGTCGCCACCCGAGTCGTTGCGAGGGCACGGCGGAAGCCGTTGGATCCCGATCTTGTGGGAGCCCGAACAGCTACCCTGTCGCGCATGGCGATACGGCGGCGGACGTGGCGGAACGTGGACGGCGAACGCGTTGAGGGCACCTGGCGGCACGCCTTCATCCGCAACGGCGGGGACCACTTCCTCACCGACCTGCTGATCTACGCCGACGGAATGGTCGACTGCTGGGGTCTGGAGACCCTGGACGGCTTCGCCGGCAAGCTCGCCTCCGGATGGGTCGCCACCGACCTGCCCGAAGGCGCCCGGGCATCGGCCCACCACCTCGCCTCGTGGAAGTTCGCCGAGCCGAAGAGCTGGCTGACGCCTGAGATGCTGCTCGGCGAGGTCCGCGACGACATCGACCAGCTCAACGGCGTTCCGGATTCCACCGGTCGCTGCCTTGCCGCCGTTGACGTATTCCGAGACGCGCCGACCGAGGCCAACCGGAACGCTGTTCGAGAAGCCTACGAAGCCATCCCGGAACACCTGCGGAGATACGCCCTGGGTGACATGGACCGCAAGGATTTCCCCCTCCGGGTGATCGTGGCCGGTCCGGAGAAGCAGATCGAGCTGTGGGGCGGAAGCACCGTCGATGTCACCGACGAGATGCATGCCTCCGCCCTGGAGTACTTCGCGGAGCGCGAGCAGCTGCGAAAGCGGTACGAGACGAAGACGCCCGCCGACGGCCCGACCGAACCGGCCGAGAGCAGCGTCCTTATCAACCAGGTGGTCTTCCCGCGCGGCTGGCCCGAGAACCCGGGCACCCTCGTGCTGCGCAACGAATTCCCGTCGCCGCTCGTCATCGGCAACCGGACCTACCCCACGGTCGCGCACGCCTACTGGGTGCTGGCGGTCGCCGACGAACACCGACAGGCCGAGATCCTCGGCGCGGAAAGGCCGTATGACGCGCAGAAGCTCGCCGAGGGTTCCGCTCTGCGCGACGACTGGCCCCAGGTTCGGGTCGCCGTCATGACGCGCCTGCTGCGCGCGAAATTCCAGCAACACCCCGAGTTCGCCGAGACCCTGATGGCCACAGGCGCCACCAGACTGATCTACACCGAGGTCGGATCCGCCTTCTGGGGGGAACACGGGCTCGAAGGACGGAACTGGATGGGCCGGCTGCTGGAGCTGGCCCGCTCCGAACTCGTCGCCGCCAAGCTGGACGTCGTGCCCTGACCGACCGGAGCAGTCCGGCGCGGATCGCCTCGGTCGAGTGACACCGCGTGAAGCTGCACCTGTCTTCCGGCCGATCATGTGACAGAGACAGACGCAGAGGGAGACGGCGGTGGTGCGTGGGTTACAGGTTCGCCGTCTCCACCCTGCCTGTGAACCGGCCGCCCACTTGATCGGCGAGCCAGGGGACGCGGGCGATCTGGTCACCGTTCCGGTCCCGGGCGTGCACGTGGATGGTGTGGTCCTGCGACGGTTCGTCCTGGTAGAGGTCCCGGGAATTCACCGTCAGCGTGAGGTACGCGTACGTCTGCGAGATCGCCTCCAGCCCCGCTTCGGGAACGGCGGGCCACGCGTCCAGATCCCACCGAACAGCTGCGGCTTCTGGCCCCAGGGCGGCGATGAAGGGCTCCGCGCGGTCCAGCGGACGACCCCAGTCGAACACGCGGATCGGCAGGCAGGCCGCGGGGTCGTCGCCGCACTCCGACGAGCCGCGCTCCTTGTCGGCCGACGCCCACCATTCGAGGTCGGGCAGTACGTCACGTACGTGCGCCAGGACATCCGGCGACCTGATCACGGCTTCGAAGTCGACCTCCCCCCGACCGATGTCCGCGATGACCAGCAAGGCACGCACCGCACGTATCGCTTCAGACAGGTCGGCCGTGGTGAGGACAGCAGCCGCAGCAGAGTTACTCATCCCGGAACCATAGGACGGGGCCACAGACCGGCCGAACGATTTCGACCTGCCCCGCAGTCGTCAGGAGCAGGGGCAAGAGCCTTGGGGGGCTTCCACGTTCGTGCGGGCCTGGAGCGCACCCGCCAGGCGGCCGACAGCGTCGTCAGGCACGGCGTCGAGCTCGTGGGAGCGGGAGCCGTCCTTGCCGTGATCGGAGACGTCGGGCTTCCCGTGCGCCGACTCGGTGATGTCGAGCACCGCCGGCAGCGCCTTCCGGGCGTCGCCAAGCGTCATCCCCTGGACGAGGCGACGGGTTCTCCTGCCGCTGCTGTTCGGTCAGCGTCCGACCGTGTACGTGAACCGCTCTGTCACGCCGGTCGCGCGCCCCGGGCAGAAACCGGTCCCTCAGGTCATGACAGCGGGCCGGCCCGGTCCGGGGCCGGCGAATGACAACGGGCTCCAGCACAGGAGGACCTGGTGCCGCTGAGCGGCTCCACTCTGGAATCACGTGCCCCGAGCTCGCCCCTCGGGCCGTCGTCCCCCTCGCTCGGCCCGGGGTGCGCCGGGCTCATGAAGCCGCCGCCCGGCCCTCGGGGAGCGAGGACGGGGCGGCGCCATGAGCTGTCGTGTCGTGCCGGGTGTGTGGGGTGGCGGGGGTCAGAACTGGAGCGACCAGGCGTTGACGTAACCGGTGTCGTTGACCCAGTTGTCGGAGACGCGCAGCTTCCAGGTGCCGCTCGCGGTCTCGCCGGAGGCGTTGACCGTGTAGGTGGCCTGCACGTTGTCGGCGCCGTCGTTGCTGTTGTAGGTCTTCAGCGGGTAGGCGGTGCCGTCGGGGGCGATCAGGTCGACCTTGAGGTCTCCGCGGAAGGTGTGGCGGATGTCCACGGTGACGGCGAGGTCCGAAGGCGCGTTGCCGGTGAGGCCGGTGACCGGCAGCGGTGACTCGACGGTGGCGTTGTCGCGGATCTGGTAGTCGTCGGTGTTCTCGAACCTCTCACCTGCGGGCGGCGGGGTGGTGGTGCCGGCACCTGTGTACAGCAGCTTGTTCGGCGAGCCGGTGCGGACGTCGGTGACCTTGTCGGGGGTGGCGTCGGCGACCAGCCTGTCGCGGACCTGGGCCGGGGTCCATGTCGGGTTGGCGGCGAGCAGCAGGGCGGCCGCGCCGGCGACGTGGGGGGAGGCCATGGACGTACCGCTCATCGACTGGGACGCCGTGTCGCCGGAGTTGGACGTGGAGACGATGCTGTCGCCGGGGGCGAAGAGGTCCAGGCAGGAACCGTAGTTGGAGCCCTGGCCGTTGGACCAGCCGCTGGCACGGGCGTCCCGGCTGTTCGTCGCGCCGACCGTGACGGCCGACGGGGTGGAGGCCGGAGAGTACGAGCAGGCGTCGGCGTTGTTGTTGCCCGCCGCTACCACCCAGGTGATGCCGGAGGATATGGAGGTGGCGACGGCGTCGTTCACCGACTGGGTTCTGCCGCCGCCGATGCTCATGTTGGCCACGGACGGCTTCGCCGCGTTCCTGGTGACCCAGTCGATACCGGCGAGGACCGGGGCCCAGGTGTCGCCCGAGCTGCCCTGGCAGTTGAGCACGCGGACGCCGATCAGTCCGACGCCCTTGGCGACTCCGTACGCGCTGCCACCGACGGTCCCGGCGACGTGGGTGCCGTGCCCCGCGCAGTCGGACGCGTTGCTGTCGTTGTCGATGAAGTCGTAGCCGCTCACCGCCCGGCCACCGAAGTCGCGGTGGCTCATCCGGATGCCGGTGTCCACGATGTACGCGTTCACGCCGGAGGCGGGGGTGCTGTAGGTGTAGCTGCTGTCCACCGGCAGGTCACGCTGGTCGACACGGTCCACGCCCCAGGAGGGCGGGGAGGTCTGGGTGTCGACCGCGTAGGCCGCGGCGTCGGCTTCCACACGGGCCACCGAGGGGTCGGCGGCGAGTTCCTCGGCCCGGGCCTCCGTCATCCGTACGGCGAAGCCCCGCAGGGCGGCGGTGTAGGTGTAGCGCAGGCTGCCGGCGTGCCGCTTGGCCAGTGCCTTCGCGGAGGCGGGTACGTCCCCGCGCGGGACCGAGTCCTTGAAGGTGACGATGTAGGAACCCTCGACCGCACCGGGGCGGTCGGCGCCGACGATGCGGCCTTCACCGCCGGGCGGAGGTACGGGGGCCGCTGTCGCCCCCGTGGTCGTGGCGGCCCCGGCGAGCAGGGCGGCGCTGGCGCAGACGGCGAGTGCACGCCGGAGGACGCGGGCGTCGAACTCCATGGTTTCTCCCTTTGTCGGTTGTGCGTGGGCCAGGTGCGAGGCGTAGGGGTGGCCGGCGCCGCCGGCCGGTTCGGGGCAGTCACCGTGGGCGGGGTGTGCCCGCGCCCATGATCGACGTGTCAAGGTCATGACATGAACGAAGCTGGGGCGTGGATGACGGTCGCGCGGCGCCTTCGGGTCACGGCGTCCACGGGTGGCGGGACGAGCGCTGTGCCGCACGGAGGGGGCCGCGCGGCACGGGCTCGGTCACGCCGGACGGCTGGGGGTGTGCAGCCGCCCCCTGTCCCGGTTCCGTCGGCCGGAACCCGGCGTACGGTGTTGGCGATTTCGGGCTGCCCAGAGCTTCGGTCGTGCGGGAGAGGTCCCGCAATCCGTAGCGGTACCTAAGAAGTGACGGCGCGGACGGTGGCCCCTGCGGGCCCGGACGACATGGTGGCCGTCCCGGGGGGTGTCTCCGCGCGGGTCGCCACGGACGGGACCGGGACCGGGTGAGGGCGCCGGCATTTCGTAGGTGGTGAACCCCTATTGCGGCCCGGGCGTTCGGCGGGGTAGACCACGTGCGCAGCGGAGGCCGTGGTCCGGCCGGAGAGCCGGGCCGGGTCGACGGGCCCCGGTGCGCGGTGCGGGGACGAGTGGTCGTCGGGAGGCGGAGCCGTGGAAGCACGAGGTGCCGAGACGGAACACGGCGCGGAGATCACCGGCGGCGGATTCGTCGGACGGGTCGAGGAGGCACGGCGGTTGCGGAGGGCGCTGCGGGACGGGCCCAGCGTCGTGGTGGTCCGAGGGGAAGCCGGTACCGGCGTCTCCCGGCTGGTGGACGAGGTACTCGGCGGAGCAGAGTGTGCCGGGTGGACACACCTGCGCGGGGTCTGTCCCGACGTGATGGACCCGGCGCCGCTGGGGCCCGTCGCCGACGCTCTGGCGGGACTGCCTCACCGACCGGTCGGCGCTCCCGGCCGAGCACTGCCTTCCCTGACCGGAGTCGTGGGGCTCGTCGTACCCGAGCTCGCCGACCGGCTGCCGCCACCGCCCGCGGCGGCGGCCGACCCCGAGGTGCGGCGCGGGCTGCTGCCCCGCGCGGTCCAGCGACTCCTGACGGCGATCGGCGACTCCGTGCTGGTCGTGGAGGACCTCCAGCACGCGGACCCCTCGACGCTCGGCCTGCTGCGCCACCTGATGGCCGCGATGCCGCCCCGGCTGCGGCTGGTCCTCACCGAGGACGCCGCGCCCGGACTGCCCGGCGTCGGCGTGCGCGTACCGGCGCGGGTGCGGGTCGAGGAGGTCCGCGTTCAGCCCTGGGTTCCCGGGGAGACGGAGGAGTTCGTCCGGCAGTGGCTGGACGCCCGGCCGGGGTGGACCGAGGAGCACGGTGAGGTGGCGGGGCTGGTGCACCGCCTGAGCGGCGGTCTTCCCGGGGTGGCCCGCGCGCTGCTGCAGGAGGCGGGCGACGCGCTGTGGCGGGCGGGCGGGGAGGGCGCTCCGAGGACTACGGGCGACACGCGGGCGGGGCGGGCCGGCGGCGCGCATGCGGCGGCGCAGAGCGGTGTCCGCGCCGGCGGGGAGGACGGCCCGCCGGCCGGGGTCGTGGCCGCCGCCGTACGGGAGGCCGGCGTCCCGCCGCGGGTGCGGCTGGAGTTCGCCCAGCGGTGTGTGCGGCTCGACGAGGACGCGCACCGCATCGTGGACGCGGCGGCGGTGCTCGACCGGGCTGTGCCCCTCGGCGTCCTCGCCGAGGTGGCGGGCATCGCACCCGAGCGGGCCGGGGCGGCCCTGGACATGTGCGTACGCGGAGCGGTGCTGCGGGCCGTCGGGCCGTACCCGGGCTTCCGGCACCCGTTGGATCGCGAGACCGCACTGGCCCGGATACCCGGACCACGCCTGGCCGGACTGAGCCTGCGCGCCGCCCGGGCACTGCGAC contains:
- a CDS encoding NADAR family protein, with translation MAIRRRTWRNVDGERVEGTWRHAFIRNGGDHFLTDLLIYADGMVDCWGLETLDGFAGKLASGWVATDLPEGARASAHHLASWKFAEPKSWLTPEMLLGEVRDDIDQLNGVPDSTGRCLAAVDVFRDAPTEANRNAVREAYEAIPEHLRRYALGDMDRKDFPLRVIVAGPEKQIELWGGSTVDVTDEMHASALEYFAEREQLRKRYETKTPADGPTEPAESSVLINQVVFPRGWPENPGTLVLRNEFPSPLVIGNRTYPTVAHAYWVLAVADEHRQAEILGAERPYDAQKLAEGSALRDDWPQVRVAVMTRLLRAKFQQHPEFAETLMATGATRLIYTEVGSAFWGEHGLEGRNWMGRLLELARSELVAAKLDVVP
- a CDS encoding S8 family peptidase; its protein translation is MEFDARVLRRALAVCASAALLAGAATTTGATAAPVPPPGGEGRIVGADRPGAVEGSYIVTFKDSVPRGDVPASAKALAKRHAGSLRYTYTAALRGFAVRMTEARAEELAADPSVARVEADAAAYAVDTQTSPPSWGVDRVDQRDLPVDSSYTYSTPASGVNAYIVDTGIRMSHRDFGGRAVSGYDFIDNDSNASDCAGHGTHVAGTVGGSAYGVAKGVGLIGVRVLNCQGSSGDTWAPVLAGIDWVTRNAAKPSVANMSIGGGRTQSVNDAVATSISSGITWVVAAGNNNADACSYSPASTPSAVTVGATNSRDARASGWSNGQGSNYGSCLDLFAPGDSIVSTSNSGDTASQSMSGTSMASPHVAGAAALLLAANPTWTPAQVRDRLVADATPDKVTDVRTGSPNKLLYTGAGTTTPPPAGERFENTDDYQIRDNATVESPLPVTGLTGNAPSDLAVTVDIRHTFRGDLKVDLIAPDGTAYPLKTYNSNDGADNVQATYTVNASGETASGTWKLRVSDNWVNDTGYVNAWSLQF